The following are encoded together in the Monodelphis domestica isolate mMonDom1 chromosome 5, mMonDom1.pri, whole genome shotgun sequence genome:
- the ARHGAP9 gene encoding rho GTPase-activating protein 9, translated as MFSGKWWLGPRDPLGVGAQGPSRGARLYILYGFTYMGADGQQVSLAEGDRFLLLRKTNPDWWLVRPLGAPPNTRPLFVPAAYVAEESTPPGRAAATPTDQFLCAPKPNWFHASLEELSVTQAAQSPPSSLSWQPSLPPRKPRSLSTAGLSPSPPRSLSEGLSGQLRPPEDLRTGRETSTAGRWSPMSEAPLYCNLVDLRRCSQTPPPGPTRPPLQRLDCWEQHLDVDSGRCFYVHSLTGQASWKPPRRAREKTPDSMEGTPHPGGDTGAPKAQESSGGPSNQVSEAKEPRATQTLLSDSPRDSLTARSRPQLLDDPHEVEKSGMLNKTKIAEGGRKLRKNWGSSWVVLAGNSLVFYKVPPTSTPAGWGPASSRPESSVDLRGAALAHGRHLSSRPNVLHVRTVPGHEFLLQSDDETEFRAWRRALREVISRLERENPLELRLSGSGPAELEELSPGEEDEEPEPRFLLGWRGGSRRVSCRGPEEQNRVRNKLKKLIAKRPPLQSLQDRGLLRDQVFGCHLESLCEREGSTVPQFFRLCIDTVDKRGLDVDGIYRVSGNLAIIQKLRFLVDRERAVTSDGRYLFPEQPGQEGRLDLDSAEWDDIHVVTGALKLFLRELPQPLVPPSLLSPLREALALSESEQRLSRIQELIGSMPKPNRDTLRCLLEHLCRVIAHADKNRMTPHNLGIVFGPTLLRPEQETSDPAAHVFYPGQLVQLLLNDFTSLFPNL; from the exons ATGTTTTCTGGCAAATGGTGGCTGGGGCCCAGGGACCCCTTGGGGGTGGGAGCCCAGGGCCCATCCCGGGGAGCCCGCCTCTACATCCTCTATGGCTTCACCTACATGGGAGCGGATGGCCAGCAGGTGTCTCTGGCTGAAGGGGATCGGTTCCTCCTGCTTCGAAAGACCAACCCAGACTGGTGGTTGGTGAGGCCCCTGGGAGCACCCCCAAACACTCGGCCTCTTTTTGTCCCCGCTGCCTATGTGGCTGAGGAGTCTACACCCCCTGGGAGGGCTGCGGCCACTCCTACTGACCAATTCCTCTGTGCCCCCA AACCAAACTGGTTCCACGCTTCCCTGGAGGAACTGTCCGTGACTCAGGCAGCCCAGAGTCCACCCTCCAGCCTGTCCTGGCAGCCCTCTCTCCCGCCGAGAAAGCCAAGAAGTCTCAGTACAGCTGGGTTGAGTCCGAGCCCGCCGCGATCGCTCTCAGAGGGCCTGTCTGGGCAGCTGCGCCCTCCAGAAGACCTGCGCACTGGACGCGAGACCTCCACC GCGGGGCGCTGGTCCCCCATGTCCGAGGCCCCCCTCTACTGTAACCTGGTGGACCTGCGCCGCTGCTCCCAGACCCCTCCTCCAGGCCCCACTCGACCCCCACTCCAGCGGCTGGACTGCTGGGAGCAGCATCTGGACGTGGACTCTGGCCGCTGTTTCTACGTCCACTCCCTGACTGGCCAGGCGTCCTGGAAACCTCCCCGAAGAGCTCGTGAGAAG ACTCCAGACTCCATGGAGGGGACCCCGCACCCAGGGGGTGACACTGGAGCTCCGAAGGCCCAGGAAAGCAGTGGAGGCCCGTCCAATCAGGTGTCAGAGGCCAAAGAGCCCAGGGCCACTCAG acCCTCCTTTCGGACAGTCCCCGAGACTCCCTGACTGCCAGATCCCGGCCTCAGCTCCTGGACGACCCTCAC GAGGTGGAGAAGTCTGGCATGCTCAACAAGACCAAGATTGCCGAGGGGGGCCGGAAGCTCAG GAAGAACTGGGGCTCCTCCTGGGTGGTGTTGGCGGGAAACAGCCTGGTGTTTTACAAAGTTCCTCCAACTTCCACGCCTGCTGGATGG GGCCCAGCTAGCAGCCGGCCAGAGAGCAGCGTGGACCTGAGAGGGGCAGCTCTGGCCCACGGCAGACATCTGTCCAGCCGCCCGAATGTCCTGCAT GTGCGGACCGTCCCAGGACACGAGTTCCTGTTGCAGTCCGACGATGAGACGGAGTTCCGAGCCTGGCGCCGGGCCCTCCGGGAGGTCATCAGCCGACTG gagcgGGAGAACCCCCTGGAACTCCGACTCTCTGGGTCTGGGCCGGCCGAGCTGGAGGAGCTGAGCCCGGGCGAGGAGGACGAGGAGCCCGAGCCCAGGTTCCTGCTCGGATGGCGAGGAGGGAGCCGCAGGGTCTCTT GTCGAGGCCCTGAAGAGCAGAACCGAGTCAGGAACAAGCTGAAAAAGCTAATAGCGAAGAGACCCCCCCTGCAGAGCCTCCAGGACCGGGGGCTGCTCCGAG accagGTGTTTGGCTGCCACCTGGAGTCTCTGTGTGAGAGGGAAGGAAGCACCGTGCCCCAGTTCTTCAGACTCTGCATAGACACTGTGGACAAGAGAG GTCTGGATGTGGATGGTATTTACAGAGTCAGTGGAAATCTGGCTATCATCCAGAAACTTCGGTTCCTGGTGGACAGAG AGCGAGCGGTCACCTCTGATGGAAGATACCTGTTCCCCGAGCAGCCAGGACAAG AGGGCCGGCTAGACCTGGACAGTGCAGAATGGGATGACATCCATGTCGTCACTGGAGCCTTAAAGCTTTTTCTTCGGGAGCTTCCCCAACCCCTGGTCCCTCCATCACTCCTGTCACCCCTCCGTGAAGCCCTTG CACTTTCTGAGTCAGAGCAACGCTTATCCCGGATACAGGAGCTCATAGGCTCAATGCCAAAGCCCAATCGAGACACCCTTCGGTGCCTTCTGGAACATTTATGCAG GGTGATAGCCCATGCGGACAAGAACCGAATGACCCCACACAATTTGGGTATTGTGTTTGGACCAACACTGCTACGACCAGAGCAAGAGACCTCTGACCCAGCTGCCCATGTCTTCTATCCCGGACAACTGGTTCAGCTGCTGCTGAATGACTTCACCAGTCTCTTCCCTAACCTGTAA